A single Epinephelus fuscoguttatus linkage group LG13, E.fuscoguttatus.final_Chr_v1 DNA region contains:
- the tmtc4 gene encoding LOW QUALITY PROTEIN: protein O-mannosyl-transferase TMTC4 (The sequence of the model RefSeq protein was modified relative to this genomic sequence to represent the inferred CDS: deleted 1 base in 1 codon) yields MTKDPVHHGIVEVYWDHQIPLPKLAPVRAKVTVALVALLCFINSYDGEFVFDDSEAIVNNKDLRPATPLNNIWSNDFWGSNLSSNSSHKSYRPLTVLTFRLNYLLAGGLHPVGFHVLNIILHAVISALMIDLFAILIGGLAYDDKGSILNHAPKTSLLAALFFAAHPVHTESVAGIVGRADLLCALFFQLSFLTYCKAFNRGSDRDDRFSVQWVVVSLLLCAAAMLCKEQGITVLGVNAAFDVLLICNVNVYELSQRLLLRKNLLDLSEIFRTGLLTRLALMGLGGLSMLYARWRIMGTGPPAFTEVDNPASFAENIFLRIVNYNYYYSLNAWLLLCPWWLCFDWSMGCVPLIKSATDWRMVWLLLLWCVLIGLISQALCSQDSQRRRTLTLGLVLLVVPFLPACNIFFRVGFVIAERVLYLSSAGYCLLLAYSVGHCCCRWSKYRKPLFVSVLALLCVYVARCALRSHQWRSEQSLFTSALSVCPLNAKVHYNVGKNLADRGNSTAAIAYYREAVRLHPTYVHAMNNLGNILKERNELIEAEQLLSKAVSIQPDFAAAWMNLGIVQNSLQKFEEAEQSYWNAIRFRKKYPDCYYNLGRLYADLNRHVDALNAWRNATVLKPDHSLAWNNMVILLDNTGNLGQAELIGREALRLLPNDHTIMFSLANVLGKLQKYKESEGFFLHALQINPNAASCHGNLAVLYHRWGKLELAKKHYELSLKLDPEAPGTRDNYNMLRRKLDQLKCPAP; encoded by the exons ATGACCAAAGACCCGGTGCATCATGGCATTGTG GAAGTCTATTGGGATCACCAGATACCCCTTCCAAAGCTCGCTCCAGTCCGGGCCAAGGTCACTGTCGCCCTGGTGGCTCTCCTGTGCTTCATCAACAGCTATGATGGGGAGTTTGTGTTTGATGATTCTGAAGCAATTGTCAACAACAAG gaCTTAAGACCAGCAACGCCTCTGAACAACATCTGGAGCAATGACTTCTGGGGGAGCAACCTGAGTAGTAACTCTAGTCACAAATCCTACCGACCTCTCACTGTCCTTACATTTCG GCTGAACTACCTCTTGGCGGGAGGCTTGCACCCTGTTGGCTTCCACGTGCTGAACATCATCCTCCATGCTGTCATATCTGCCCTTATGATTGACTTGTTTGCCATACTGATTGGTGGACTGGCCTATGATGACAAGGGTAGCATACTGAATCACGCTCCAAAGACTTCTCTGCTTGCTGCTCTCTTCTTTGCCGCACATCCTGTCCACACAGAAAGT GTGGCTGGTATAGTGGGCCGAGCAGATCTTTTGTGCGCTCTGTTCTTCCAGCTGTCGTTCCTCACCTACTGCAAGGCTTTCAACAGAG GGAGTGACAGAGATGACAGGTTTTCTGTCCAGTGGGTTGTGGTCAGCCTCTTGCTGTGTGCTGCAGCGATGCTCTGTAAAGAACAAGGCATCACAGTCTTG GGTGTGAATGCAGCCTTTGATGTCCTTCTGATCTGTAATGTTAATGTGTATGAACTTAGCCAGAGGCTACTCCTTAGGAAGAATCTACTCGAT TTAAGTGAGATATTTCGAACAGGATTGCTTACACGATTGGCTCTCATGGGTCTTGGAGGACTCTCAATGCTCTATGCACGCTGGAGGATCATGGGAACAGGACCGCCGGCATTCACTGAAGTAGACAACCCTGCCTCTTTTGcagaaaatatatttcttaGA ATAGTGAACTATAATTACTACTACTCTCTGAATGcctggctgctgctgtgtccctggtggctgtgttttgattggTCCATGGGCTGTGTGCCTCTCATTAAGTCAGCCACTGATTGGAGGATggtgtggctgctgctgctctggtgCGTCCTGATAGGCTTGATAAGCCAAGCCTTATGCTCGCAGGACAGCCAGAGAAGGAG GACACTGACCTTGGGtctggtgctgctggtggtcCCCTTCCTGCCGGCctgtaacatttttttcaggGTGGGCTTCGTCATTGCTGAGCGAGTGCTCTACCTGTCTTCAGCTGGCTACTGCCTACTGCTGGCCTACTCTGTGGGacactgctgctgccgctggtCCAAATACAGG AAGCCGCTGTTTGTGTCGGTGCTCGcgctgttgtgtgtgtatgtagctCGCTGTGCTCTGCGCAGTCACCAGTGGCGGTCAGAGCAAAGCCTCTTCACCAGtgcgctgtctgtctgtccgctCAATGCCAAG GTCCATTATAATGTCGGCAAGAACCTGGCTGACAGAGGCAACTCTACTGCTGCTATCGCATattacagagaggcagtcag GCTGCATCCTACGTACGTCCACGCCATGAACAACCTGGGGAATATCCTGAAGGAGAGGAATGAGCTAATCGAGGCAGAGCAGCTGCTGTCTAAAGCCGTTTCTATTCA GCCGGACTTTGCTGCGGCGTGGATGAATCTGGGTATAGTTCAGAACAGCCTGCAGAAGTTTGAGGAAGCGGAGCAGAGCTACTGGAACGCCATCCGCTTCCGGAAAAAATACCCAGACTGCTACTATAACCTGGGACGCTTG TATGCCGACCTGAACAGACATGTGGATGCTCTGAACGCGTGGAGGAACGCAACTGTGCTAAAACCTGACCACAGTCTGGCTTGGAACAACATGGTCATACTGCTGGACAACACAG GTAACTTGGGTCAAGCAGAGCTGATCGGCCGAGAGGCTCTGAGGCTCCTCCCCAACGACCACACGATCATGTTTTCATTGGCTAATGTCCTGGGGAAATTACAGAAATATAAG GAGTCAGAGGGCTTCTTCCTTCATGCTCTCCAGATCAACCCAAATGCTGCTAGTTGCCATGGCAATCTAG CTGTGTTGTATCATCGCTGGGGAAAGCTGGAGCTGGCAAAGAAACACTACGAGCTGTCTCTTAAGTTGGACCCTGAGGCTCCTGGGACCAGAGACAACTATAACATGCTGCGACGCAAACTGGACCAGCTTAAATGCCCTGCGCCCTGA